A region from the Maledivibacter sp. genome encodes:
- a CDS encoding ABC transporter ATP-binding protein/permease, with protein MNMLEDVLTHSKTNKKDLYLFKRLMKYARPYLVQMIISFILLAIVVGVELIQPILVAKGIDSIITKYGTPYTLVSGDEDILLENIVEFNGKRFVKDPTNKYPDNLKARIVLIGNDYYFIEGLTKVQLDLLEENEDKGLTLIDGKYIKTGTNRFEVSKLTEDDIKLLRKQDFDSLIRFALLFVIVVLLGSGVQYIQALLLQYTGQRIVYEIRVDVFSHIQRMEINFFDSTPIGKLVTRVTNDTETINEMYTSVIINSVKNIFILIGIIIAMISFNFKLSLITYSVIPILIIATIIFRRYSKIVFREVRENVAKVNAFLSEHISGMRIIQVFAREKCKYEEFFDINSKLNKANKNQITAFSIYGPLIYVLKIISTAIIIYFGGKYVLSGIMTIGTLIAFTQYISRFFHPVQQLAEQFNVFQSAMSSAERIFGLLDRKPKLADDNDTIALDEIKGDIEFKNVWFGYKEGEWVLRDVSFKVNAGEMVAFVGATGAGKTTILNLIGKYYDIQKGEILIDGVNIKTIKTASLRRNIGQMLQDVFLFTGNIESNIKLRNSEISDEDMIESSKYVNAHKFIKKLPKQYKEKVYERGATLSAGQRQLISFARTLARKPSILILDEATANIDTETEKLIQDALYKIMEGRTTLAVAHRLSTIQHSDKIIVMHKGRVREMGSHKELLDKKGLYYNLVQLQYEGIEG; from the coding sequence ATGAATATGTTAGAAGATGTACTTACCCACAGTAAGACAAATAAAAAAGATTTGTACCTATTTAAGAGGTTAATGAAGTATGCTAGACCCTATTTGGTACAGATGATAATTTCCTTTATACTTTTAGCAATTGTGGTGGGAGTGGAACTTATTCAACCTATACTAGTTGCTAAGGGAATTGATAGCATAATCACAAAATATGGTACTCCATACACCCTAGTGTCTGGGGATGAGGATATATTGTTAGAAAATATAGTGGAATTTAATGGGAAAAGGTTTGTAAAGGACCCTACAAATAAGTATCCTGACAATTTAAAGGCAAGGATAGTCCTAATTGGTAATGATTATTACTTTATAGAAGGACTTACAAAAGTTCAGTTGGATTTATTAGAAGAAAATGAAGATAAAGGACTAACCTTAATAGATGGTAAATATATTAAAACAGGAACCAATAGGTTTGAGGTTTCAAAGTTAACGGAAGACGATATAAAGCTTCTCAGAAAACAGGATTTTGATAGTCTTATAAGATTTGCATTATTATTTGTAATCGTAGTTTTGTTAGGCAGTGGAGTACAATATATACAGGCCTTATTGCTTCAATATACAGGACAAAGGATTGTCTATGAAATAAGAGTAGATGTGTTTTCCCATATTCAAAGAATGGAGATAAACTTCTTTGACTCAACACCTATTGGGAAATTAGTTACAAGGGTTACCAACGATACGGAGACTATAAATGAAATGTATACAAGTGTAATAATAAATTCTGTAAAAAATATTTTTATTTTGATCGGTATTATAATAGCCATGATAAGCTTTAATTTTAAACTATCCTTGATTACCTATTCAGTGATACCAATTCTGATTATTGCTACAATAATATTTAGAAGATATTCAAAAATTGTGTTCAGGGAAGTAAGGGAAAATGTTGCTAAAGTTAATGCTTTTCTATCTGAACATATATCTGGGATGAGGATAATTCAAGTTTTCGCAAGAGAAAAATGTAAATATGAAGAATTTTTTGATATAAATAGCAAACTAAATAAAGCTAATAAAAATCAGATTACTGCTTTTAGTATATACGGACCCTTAATATATGTTTTGAAAATTATATCCACAGCTATTATAATATATTTTGGTGGTAAGTATGTTTTATCTGGAATAATGACAATAGGTACATTGATTGCGTTTACTCAATACATATCAAGATTTTTTCATCCTGTGCAACAGCTTGCTGAGCAATTCAATGTTTTTCAATCTGCTATGTCATCGGCAGAAAGAATTTTTGGACTTCTTGATAGGAAGCCAAAGCTAGCTGATGACAATGATACCATTGCTTTGGATGAAATCAAAGGTGATATAGAGTTTAAAAATGTTTGGTTTGGTTATAAAGAGGGGGAATGGGTACTAAGGGATGTATCCTTTAAGGTTAATGCAGGTGAGATGGTGGCATTTGTTGGAGCTACTGGAGCTGGTAAGACTACTATTCTCAATCTAATAGGGAAGTATTATGATATTCAAAAAGGTGAAATTCTTATAGATGGGGTAAATATCAAAACCATTAAAACAGCTAGCCTCAGAAGGAATATAGGTCAAATGCTTCAAGATGTATTTCTGTTCACTGGCAATATAGAGAGCAATATAAAACTCAGAAATAGTGAAATTTCTGATGAGGATATGATAGAGTCATCTAAGTATGTCAATGCCCATAAATTTATTAAAAAATTACCTAAGCAATATAAAGAAAAGGTTTATGAAAGAGGTGCAACCCTATCGGCAGGACAAAGACAATTGATTTCCTTTGCTAGAACTCTAGCTAGGAAACCCTCAATACTTATTTTAGATGAAGCGACAGCTAATATTGATACGGAAACGGAAAAGCTTATTCAGGATGCACTTTATAAAATTATGGAGGGGAGGACAACATTAGCAGTAGCCCATAGGCTTTCGACTATTCAACATTCAGATAAAATTATAGTTATGCACAAGGGTAGGGTTAGAGAGATGGGATCCCACAAAGAGCTGTTAGATAAAAAGGGACTTTATTATAATTTAGTTCAGCTTCAATACGAAGGTATTGAAGGGTAA
- a CDS encoding ABC transporter ATP-binding protein/permease, whose product MIFGKYLNKYYKKYFWAFLIGVIALIIVDLLQIQVPIIIGNITDGIVEGGVKEQYLVNKALYLLLIGFSIGFGRFLWRNLIFGASRNIEFSLRNEIFSHLEKLSQKYFNQHKTGDLMAHATNDINAVRMAIGPGLLMIVDATVLIALVLYNMAYIVDLKLTLIAIIPFPLIIFQGFIMSKFMKQRFKEKQEAFAEMTDMVQESFSGIRVIKAFIQEYKEIQAFSKTNENNFNKNIRLAKLRSAIEPIITVVVGLSLILTLIYGGRLTMVGEISLGELVAFINFLTMLVWPMMAIGMVLNVIAQGKASLDRIEKILDEVPEVFDSNEVLDIKDIKGNIRISNLSFKYPNSKEYVLKNINLNIGQGKTIGIIGRTGAGKTTLVNLLLRVYNVPDQRIFFDDQDIMKIPLNKLRENIGYVPQDNFLFSDTISRNIAFGVDNLEIDKVMKYAQLSSVHENIIEFKEGYETLVGERGITLSGGQKQRISIARALIKEAPILILDDGVSAVDTDTEEKILSAIKTQRKNKTTIIIAHRISTIKHSDHIIFLDEGNVIEEGTHEELVGINGQYNSIVKKQQLADMMKNQ is encoded by the coding sequence ATGATTTTTGGAAAATATTTAAATAAGTATTATAAAAAATATTTCTGGGCATTTTTGATAGGAGTTATTGCATTAATCATTGTAGATTTATTGCAGATACAGGTTCCAATAATAATTGGAAATATAACCGATGGGATTGTAGAAGGTGGAGTAAAGGAGCAATACTTAGTAAATAAAGCATTATATCTTCTTTTAATCGGTTTTTCCATTGGATTTGGTAGGTTTTTGTGGAGAAACTTGATTTTTGGGGCATCAAGGAATATTGAATTTAGCCTTAGAAATGAAATATTTAGTCACCTTGAGAAGCTTTCTCAAAAATACTTTAATCAGCATAAAACTGGAGATCTCATGGCACATGCTACTAATGATATTAATGCTGTAAGAATGGCTATTGGGCCGGGACTTTTAATGATAGTGGATGCCACTGTATTAATAGCATTAGTTTTATATAATATGGCATATATTGTGGATTTAAAACTTACATTAATAGCAATTATTCCATTTCCACTAATTATTTTTCAAGGCTTTATCATGAGCAAATTTATGAAGCAAAGATTTAAAGAGAAGCAAGAGGCCTTCGCTGAAATGACCGACATGGTACAAGAAAGTTTTTCCGGTATTAGGGTTATTAAGGCATTCATTCAGGAATATAAAGAGATACAAGCTTTTAGCAAAACAAACGAAAACAACTTTAATAAAAACATTAGACTAGCTAAGCTTAGATCTGCTATTGAACCGATTATAACAGTGGTAGTAGGATTGAGCTTAATTTTAACCTTAATATATGGTGGTAGATTAACCATGGTTGGCGAAATCTCATTAGGTGAACTTGTTGCTTTTATTAATTTTTTGACTATGTTGGTATGGCCTATGATGGCCATTGGAATGGTCTTAAATGTCATTGCTCAAGGTAAAGCTTCCCTTGATAGGATTGAAAAAATACTTGATGAAGTTCCTGAGGTTTTTGATTCCAATGAAGTACTTGATATTAAAGACATCAAAGGGAATATTAGAATTAGCAACTTATCTTTCAAATATCCGAATTCAAAAGAATACGTACTAAAAAATATCAATCTAAATATCGGTCAAGGTAAAACAATTGGCATTATTGGGAGAACTGGTGCTGGGAAAACTACTTTGGTTAATTTGCTTCTTAGGGTATATAATGTACCAGATCAAAGGATATTTTTTGATGATCAAGATATTATGAAAATACCTTTAAATAAACTAAGAGAGAATATAGGTTATGTTCCTCAAGACAATTTTCTTTTTTCAGATACTATATCAAGAAATATTGCCTTTGGGGTGGATAACTTAGAAATCGATAAAGTAATGAAATATGCGCAGTTATCTAGTGTTCATGAAAATATTATAGAATTTAAAGAAGGCTATGAAACATTAGTAGGAGAGCGAGGTATTACCCTTTCAGGTGGACAAAAGCAAAGAATATCAATAGCTAGAGCCTTAATTAAAGAAGCTCCAATACTAATACTTGACGATGGGGTATCGGCTGTTGATACTGATACAGAGGAGAAAATACTATCAGCTATAAAGACTCAAAGAAAGAACAAGACCACAATAATTATTGCCCATAGAATTTCTACCATAAAGCATTCAGATCATATAATATTTCTAGATGAAGGCAATGTAATTGAAGAAGGTACCCACGAAGAATTAGTAGGGATTAATGGACAATATAACTCAATTGTAAAAAAACAGCAGCTGGCAGATATGATGAAAAACCAGTAA
- a CDS encoding 4Fe-4S dicluster domain-containing protein: MSSSFHSVILKEDLCIGCTNCIKRCPTEAIRVRNGKANIIESKCIDCGECIRRCPEHAKDSVSDSLDKIKSFKYKIALPAPSLYSQFGEKEDPGKILAALKHIGFDEVFEVSRAADIVSEYTKKIVAKSDKRPLLSSSCPVVVRLIEVRFPNLIDHILPIDSPAEIAATIARKQTLEKLQLDASDIGIFFISPCPSKVTSVKSPIGSKKSSIDGVISFKEIYPHIIRNLKSVEEPLPFYLSGKAIGWARSGGETFSLGISDYICVDGIENVINILDDIEDGRLTGVRFAELLSCTNGCVGGVLAIENSFIARNRIRRLAEKYGAEEPELNYDLSDEDIYLQEKITPRKNNVFGDNFVEAMKKMAKCMEIKEQLPRLDCGACGSPSCQAMAEDIVLGQTTLDDCMVLFKKKYENQLK; the protein is encoded by the coding sequence TTGAGCAGTTCTTTTCACTCTGTAATTCTTAAAGAAGATTTATGCATCGGATGTACAAACTGTATAAAAAGATGTCCTACAGAAGCTATTAGGGTTAGAAATGGAAAAGCTAATATCATAGAAAGTAAATGTATAGATTGTGGAGAATGTATTAGACGATGTCCAGAACACGCCAAGGACAGCGTCTCCGATTCTCTAGATAAAATCAAATCCTTTAAGTATAAAATTGCTTTACCTGCCCCAAGCCTCTATTCCCAATTTGGTGAAAAAGAGGATCCTGGTAAAATCTTAGCTGCCTTAAAGCATATTGGCTTCGATGAAGTATTTGAGGTGTCTAGGGCAGCAGACATAGTTTCAGAATATACGAAAAAAATAGTCGCTAAATCAGATAAGAGACCATTACTTTCTTCATCTTGTCCTGTTGTAGTTAGGCTTATAGAGGTTCGATTTCCAAATCTTATAGACCATATATTACCTATAGATTCTCCTGCCGAAATAGCCGCAACTATAGCTAGAAAACAGACCTTAGAAAAACTGCAGCTTGATGCTTCGGATATAGGAATATTCTTTATTAGTCCTTGTCCATCAAAGGTAACTAGTGTAAAAAGTCCAATAGGCTCAAAGAAATCCTCTATCGATGGGGTTATATCCTTTAAAGAAATATATCCTCATATTATCAGAAATCTTAAATCTGTTGAAGAACCCTTGCCCTTTTATTTATCTGGAAAAGCTATTGGATGGGCAAGATCTGGAGGAGAGACCTTTTCACTGGGCATAAGTGATTATATTTGTGTTGATGGAATCGAAAACGTAATAAATATTTTGGACGACATAGAGGATGGTCGTTTAACGGGAGTTAGATTTGCTGAACTCCTATCATGTACAAACGGATGTGTAGGTGGAGTATTGGCAATAGAAAACTCTTTTATTGCTAGGAATAGAATCCGACGGTTAGCAGAAAAATATGGAGCTGAAGAACCTGAATTAAACTACGACCTATCCGATGAGGATATCTATCTTCAAGAAAAAATTACGCCTCGCAAAAACAATGTTTTTGGAGATAATTTTGTTGAAGCTATGAAAAAAATGGCTAAATGTATGGAAATAAAAGAACAGCTTCCAAGACTAGACTGTGGTGCCTGTGGCTCACCTTCATGTCAAGCTATGGCGGAGGATATAGTACTAGGTCAAACAACTCTCGACGATTGTATGGTTCTTTTCAAAAAAAAATATGAGAATCAACTAAAATAA
- a CDS encoding S1-like domain-containing RNA-binding protein, whose amino-acid sequence MIELGKVQKLEVVRFKQAGAYLNSKLNMSDEDVLLPRKQVPEEIEIGDEIEVFVYRDSEDRMIATTRKPKMTIGQLESLEVVETTEIGAFLDWGLEKDLFLPFKEQTSRVIKGRKYLVGIYIDKSDRLCATMNINKDLSNSSPFKEDDKVNGTIYGIAKEIGAFVAVDNKYRGLIPNKELYGDYKYGDKVEVRITKVKEDGKLDLSLRKKAYKQMDDDTKIVLDKINLKGGKLSLNDHSSPDMIKAELNMSKRAFKRAVGRLLKEEKIRITKTGIELVSKV is encoded by the coding sequence ATGATAGAATTAGGAAAAGTACAGAAATTAGAGGTTGTTAGATTTAAGCAAGCAGGGGCTTATTTAAATTCAAAGTTAAATATGAGTGATGAGGATGTACTTTTACCACGAAAGCAGGTACCGGAAGAAATTGAAATAGGAGACGAAATAGAGGTTTTTGTTTATAGGGATTCCGAGGATAGAATGATAGCTACAACAAGAAAACCTAAGATGACAATTGGGCAGCTAGAATCATTAGAAGTAGTGGAAACCACAGAAATCGGGGCTTTCTTAGATTGGGGATTAGAAAAGGATTTATTTTTGCCATTTAAAGAACAGACAAGCAGAGTTATCAAGGGAAGAAAATATTTAGTTGGAATTTATATTGATAAGAGTGACAGGTTATGTGCTACTATGAATATTAATAAGGATTTAAGTAATAGTTCTCCATTCAAGGAAGATGACAAAGTTAATGGGACTATTTATGGCATAGCTAAGGAGATAGGTGCGTTTGTAGCAGTTGATAATAAATATCGAGGATTAATACCCAATAAGGAATTATATGGCGACTATAAATATGGTGACAAAGTAGAAGTTAGAATAACTAAAGTAAAGGAAGATGGGAAATTAGATTTAAGCTTAAGAAAAAAGGCATATAAGCAAATGGATGATGATACAAAAATAGTATTGGATAAAATAAATTTAAAGGGCGGAAAATTATCCTTAAATGACCATAGTTCCCCAGACATGATTAAAGCTGAATTAAATATGAGTAAACGTGCATTTAAGAGAGCTGTAGGTAGATTGTTAAAAGAAGAAAAAATTAGAATTACTAAAACAGGTATCGAGTTAGTTTCAAAGGTATAA